A single region of the Paraburkholderia sp. SOS3 genome encodes:
- a CDS encoding UbiD family decarboxylase: protein MKNFPSFQTHLQALDEKGLVVHVHREINKDTELHPLVRWQLRGGIPESDRKAFVFHNVVDSKGRRYALPVVVGALSINREVYSIGMGVPVDQIGKKWQQAKSNPLKPVVVDEAPCQEVCFIGDDLDVDGQGLEHLPIPISTPGFDNAPYTTCSQYISVDPENGVQNMGTYRGQIKGKRRVGCNPSIEMGQGIYQHWLKYKAMGKPMPAALVIGGHPAVSFCSVQKLPIDVDELGVAGAILGEPLRVVKCRTNDLLVPADAEIVIEGFVPTDSLEPEGPFGESHGHVNLQEFNPYMNVTAITRRKNAHLVSIISQVTPSESSLVKKVAFEPLFLDHLRNALRISSVEKVVMHEPLTNLRKLVIVVFNEKATETEIWRALMGAASLQPAVGKLVVAVSNDINPENSDAIFWSMSYRMNAVKDVQILHGRDTGHGPRTSGAQRGDDAVDGVILMNATLKEKLPPMSLPTQPYMENAKAIWEELGLPALRPEWPWYGVSMGDWDERNEAMAQRAVKSEYFATGEEQTRQRVGPEWINKDSAWYFEERRDEKHDEASEEKNHM from the coding sequence ATGAAGAATTTCCCTTCATTCCAGACACATCTGCAAGCCCTCGACGAAAAAGGGCTCGTTGTGCACGTGCACCGAGAGATCAACAAGGATACCGAGTTGCATCCACTGGTGCGCTGGCAATTGCGCGGCGGCATTCCCGAATCGGACCGCAAGGCGTTCGTGTTCCACAACGTCGTCGACAGCAAGGGCCGTCGCTACGCATTGCCGGTGGTGGTGGGCGCGCTATCGATCAACCGCGAGGTGTATTCGATCGGGATGGGCGTGCCTGTCGATCAGATCGGCAAGAAGTGGCAGCAGGCGAAGAGCAACCCGTTGAAGCCGGTGGTCGTCGACGAAGCGCCATGCCAGGAAGTGTGCTTTATCGGCGACGACCTCGACGTGGACGGCCAGGGGCTCGAGCATCTGCCGATTCCGATTTCGACGCCGGGCTTCGACAACGCGCCGTACACGACGTGCTCGCAGTACATCTCGGTCGATCCGGAGAACGGCGTGCAGAACATGGGCACGTATCGCGGGCAGATCAAGGGCAAGCGCCGCGTCGGCTGCAATCCGTCGATCGAAATGGGACAGGGCATCTACCAGCACTGGCTCAAGTACAAGGCGATGGGCAAGCCGATGCCGGCCGCGCTCGTGATCGGCGGCCATCCGGCCGTGTCGTTCTGCTCGGTGCAAAAGCTGCCGATCGACGTCGACGAACTCGGCGTGGCCGGTGCGATTCTCGGCGAGCCGCTGCGCGTCGTGAAATGCAGGACCAACGATCTGCTCGTGCCCGCCGACGCGGAAATCGTCATCGAAGGCTTCGTGCCGACCGATTCGCTCGAGCCGGAAGGGCCGTTCGGCGAATCGCACGGTCACGTGAACCTGCAGGAATTCAATCCGTATATGAATGTGACCGCGATCACGCGGCGCAAGAACGCACACCTCGTTTCGATCATCAGTCAGGTTACGCCGAGCGAAAGCTCGCTCGTGAAGAAAGTCGCCTTCGAGCCGCTGTTTCTCGACCATCTGCGTAACGCGCTGCGTATTTCGAGCGTCGAGAAGGTCGTCATGCACGAGCCGCTCACGAATCTGCGCAAGCTCGTCATCGTCGTCTTCAATGAAAAGGCCACCGAAACGGAGATCTGGCGCGCACTGATGGGCGCAGCGTCGTTGCAGCCGGCGGTCGGCAAGCTCGTGGTCGCGGTCAGCAACGACATCAACCCCGAAAACAGCGACGCGATTTTCTGGTCGATGAGCTACCGGATGAACGCGGTCAAGGACGTGCAGATCCTGCACGGCCGCGATACGGGCCACGGTCCGCGCACGTCGGGCGCACAGCGCGGCGACGACGCGGTGGACGGCGTGATCCTGATGAACGCGACGCTCAAGGAAAAGCTGCCGCCGATGTCGCTGCCGACGCAGCCATACATGGAAAACGCCAAGGCGATCTGGGAAGAACTCGGCCTGCCGGCGCTGCGCCCCGAATGGCCGTGGTACGGCGTTTCGATGGGGGACTGGGACGAGCGTAACGAAGCAATGGCGCAGCGCGCGGTGAAGAGCGAGTACTTCGCGACTGGCGAAGAGCAGACGCGTCAACGCGTAGGCCCCGAGTGGATCAACAAGGATTCGGCCTGGTATTTTGAAGAAAGGCGCGACGAAAAGCACGACGAAGCGAGCGAGGAAAAAAACCACATGTAA
- a CDS encoding type II secretion system protein — translation MGETRSRTRPRYLARSCARAEVCAEVCADVRADVRAHAPRRRTSQGGYTYLALLILLAIISITAAASAQLGAIYQRRMAEKELLAVGAQFQRALQSYASATPIGQPTQPRTLEDLLRDPRYPNVVRHLRRVYDDPMTGKGDWVLVMSPDGQTIVGIHSASHARPIQISHFPAAFQGFANRKSYSDWVFVARFPTLTQGQRPPDGPVTPNGDASGTGNGGSAPPGGTQPGSTPFGGGASVSGSFNDGSSNGGSFGSGSSSVLPMGGPSSDGSSFDGSPFDKAHASP, via the coding sequence ATGGGCGAGACGCGTTCCCGCACGAGGCCGCGTTACCTTGCGCGCAGTTGCGCTCGCGCTGAGGTCTGCGCTGAGGTCTGCGCTGACGTTCGCGCTGACGTTCGCGCGCACGCGCCGCGCCGCCGCACTTCGCAAGGTGGCTACACGTATCTTGCGCTGCTGATTCTGCTGGCGATCATCAGCATCACGGCGGCGGCGTCGGCGCAACTCGGTGCGATCTATCAGCGGCGCATGGCGGAAAAGGAACTGCTCGCGGTCGGCGCGCAATTCCAGCGCGCGCTGCAAAGCTATGCGTCCGCCACGCCGATCGGCCAGCCGACGCAGCCGCGCACGCTCGAAGACCTGCTGCGCGATCCGCGCTACCCGAATGTCGTGCGCCATCTGCGCAGAGTCTATGACGATCCGATGACGGGCAAGGGCGATTGGGTACTCGTGATGTCTCCCGATGGGCAGACGATCGTGGGCATTCATAGCGCATCGCATGCGCGTCCGATCCAGATCTCGCATTTTCCCGCAGCGTTTCAGGGCTTCGCGAACAGGAAGAGTTATTCGGACTGGGTGTTCGTCGCGCGCTTTCCGACGCTCACGCAGGGGCAGCGTCCACCCGATGGCCCGGTGACGCCGAACGGCGATGCGTCCGGAACGGGGAACGGCGGCAGCGCGCCGCCCGGTGGAACGCAGCCGGGCAGCACGCCGTTTGGCGGCGGTGCATCGGTCAGCGGTTCGTTCAACGATGGATCGTCGAATGGCGGTTCGTTCGGCAGTGGTTCGTCGAGTGTTTTGCCTATGGGCGGGCCGTCGTCCGATGGTTCTTCGTTCGACGGTTCGCCATTCGACAAGGCGCACGCATCGCCGTAA
- a CDS encoding HpcH/HpaI aldolase family protein: MQLAENRFKRAIAARKQQIGLWSSLAHHGSVELLAGVGFDWLVLDMEHAPNELHMVHGQLQAMLGSPTQPVVRPPWNDMVTIKRLLDVGAQTLLIPYVETEDDARHAVAYTRYPPDGVRGYASAPRASGFGRIADYVKHAANELCVLVQVESRLGLENLERIAAVDGVDGVFIGPGDLSAALGHIGNLKHPDVVDAIEKTLARIVAAGKPAGILASDETLARRCIELGSTFTAVGSDVGILTRGAEQLLTKYKAGV, from the coding sequence ATGCAGCTTGCCGAGAATCGATTCAAACGCGCGATCGCGGCGCGCAAGCAGCAGATCGGCTTATGGTCGAGTCTGGCTCATCATGGGTCGGTCGAACTGCTGGCGGGCGTCGGCTTCGACTGGCTCGTGCTCGATATGGAACACGCCCCGAACGAGCTGCATATGGTGCATGGCCAGTTGCAGGCGATGCTCGGCTCGCCCACGCAGCCCGTGGTGCGCCCGCCGTGGAACGACATGGTGACGATCAAGCGCCTGCTCGACGTCGGCGCGCAAACCTTACTGATTCCCTACGTCGAGACCGAAGACGATGCACGCCATGCGGTTGCCTATACGCGTTATCCGCCCGACGGCGTGCGCGGCTACGCATCGGCGCCGCGCGCGTCGGGCTTCGGACGCATCGCGGATTACGTGAAACACGCCGCGAACGAGCTCTGCGTGCTCGTGCAGGTGGAAAGCCGGCTCGGTCTCGAGAACCTCGAGCGCATCGCCGCCGTAGACGGTGTCGACGGCGTGTTCATCGGCCCCGGCGACCTCTCCGCGGCGCTCGGGCATATCGGCAATCTCAAGCATCCGGACGTGGTCGACGCAATCGAGAAGACGCTTGCGCGCATCGTGGCGGCCGGCAAGCCCGCCGGCATTCTCGCCAGCGATGAAACCCTGGCGCGGCGCTGCATCGAACTGGGCAGCACGTTCACGGCGGTCGGATCGGATGTCGGTATTCTGACGCGCGGCGCCGAACAGTTGCTGACGAAGTACAAGGCAGGCGTCTAA
- a CDS encoding GspE/PulE family protein has translation MPANVVPLAAGVPGVPDASDVSDAPAGSLSAQPVSLARPVLKLDAELLARARAAASATQRHLIVELEAMTGSEPRELLQTLAQQLAMQVIETPAMLAMQPAFDRVPLSRAMQRRCALLRDVDNTVKHAAQNLPEDANDRVASLCGTLIGVVTSPFDLDLQTWLAAQAGGPIEIRVTLPSDLQAYHTRMEESARAVDSLVTDGGDTRADGRTAQVLSFETVSEAASPAVKLVNSTLYDALKAGASDIHMESTATGLALKYRVDGVLDAAATIHGVETAEQVISRLKVLAELDIAERRVPQDGSFRVAAGGRDIDLRVSIMPSIHGEDAVIRILDKRAMIEAYGSLTLEALGYDGESLEALRRLAEEPYGMLLVTGPTGSGKTTTLYAALTEIHNGRDKIITIEDPVEYQLPGILQIPVNEKKGLTFARGLRSILRHDPDKIMVGEIRDRETAEIAVQSALTGHLVLTTVHANNVFDVFGRFSHMGIDPYAFVSALNGIWAQRLLRVNCSHCATPYTPTDAELARVGLTRAEVADFDFRQGAGCGDCRGTGYRGRRAIAEILILDDEIRDMVVEKQPIRLIKEVARRNGTRHLREVALAQVKRGETTLAEVKRVTLNA, from the coding sequence ATGCCCGCGAATGTGGTGCCGCTGGCCGCCGGGGTGCCGGGTGTGCCCGATGCGTCCGATGTGTCCGATGCGCCGGCCGGATCGTTGTCCGCGCAACCGGTTTCGCTCGCGCGGCCGGTATTGAAGCTCGATGCCGAACTGCTCGCGCGTGCGCGCGCGGCTGCCTCCGCGACGCAGCGTCATCTGATCGTGGAGCTCGAAGCGATGACCGGCAGCGAGCCGCGCGAGCTGCTGCAGACGCTCGCGCAGCAGCTTGCGATGCAGGTGATCGAAACGCCTGCGATGCTCGCGATGCAGCCCGCGTTCGACCGCGTGCCGTTATCGCGCGCGATGCAGCGACGCTGCGCGTTGCTGCGCGATGTGGACAATACTGTCAAACACGCGGCGCAAAATCTGCCGGAAGACGCGAACGATCGCGTAGCGAGCCTCTGCGGCACGCTGATCGGCGTCGTGACGAGTCCGTTCGATCTCGACCTGCAGACGTGGCTGGCCGCGCAGGCAGGCGGCCCGATCGAGATCCGCGTCACGCTGCCGTCCGATCTGCAGGCTTACCACACGCGCATGGAGGAATCGGCGCGCGCGGTGGACAGCCTCGTGACCGACGGCGGCGACACGCGCGCCGACGGGCGCACCGCGCAGGTGCTGTCGTTCGAGACGGTCAGCGAGGCCGCGAGCCCCGCCGTCAAGCTCGTCAATTCGACGCTCTACGATGCGCTCAAGGCAGGCGCATCGGACATCCATATGGAAAGCACGGCGACCGGCCTCGCGTTGAAATACCGCGTCGACGGCGTGCTCGATGCGGCGGCGACGATACACGGCGTCGAAACCGCGGAGCAGGTCATCTCGCGCCTGAAGGTGCTCGCGGAACTCGATATCGCCGAGCGCCGCGTGCCGCAGGACGGCAGTTTCCGCGTCGCGGCCGGCGGGCGCGATATCGACTTGCGCGTGTCGATCATGCCGAGCATTCACGGCGAAGATGCGGTGATCCGTATTCTCGACAAGCGCGCGATGATCGAAGCGTACGGGTCGCTGACGCTCGAAGCGCTCGGCTACGACGGCGAATCGCTCGAAGCATTGCGCCGTCTCGCGGAGGAGCCATACGGCATGCTGCTCGTCACGGGTCCGACCGGCTCGGGAAAGACGACGACGCTGTATGCGGCGCTCACCGAAATTCATAACGGCCGCGACAAGATCATTACGATCGAAGACCCGGTCGAATATCAGCTGCCGGGCATCCTGCAGATTCCAGTCAACGAGAAGAAGGGGTTGACCTTCGCGCGCGGCTTGCGCTCGATTCTGCGGCACGACCCGGACAAGATCATGGTCGGCGAAATCCGCGACCGCGAGACGGCCGAGATCGCGGTGCAATCCGCGCTGACGGGCCACCTCGTATTGACGACGGTGCACGCGAACAACGTGTTCGACGTGTTCGGCCGCTTTAGCCATATGGGTATCGATCCGTACGCGTTCGTGTCCGCGTTGAACGGCATCTGGGCGCAGCGGCTGTTGCGCGTGAACTGCTCGCATTGCGCGACGCCTTATACGCCGACCGACGCGGAACTCGCGCGCGTCGGTCTCACGCGCGCCGAGGTCGCCGATTTCGATTTCCGCCAGGGCGCGGGCTGCGGCGATTGCCGCGGCACCGGTTATCGCGGGCGCCGCGCGATTGCCGAGATTCTGATTCTCGACGACGAGATCCGCGATATGGTCGTCGAGAAGCAGCCGATCCGCCTGATCAAGGAAGTCGCGCGCCGCAACGGCACGCGCCATTTGCGCGAGGTTGCGCTGGCCCAGGTGAAGCGCGGCGAAACGACGCTCGCCGAAGTGAAACGGGTGACTCTCAATGCGTGA
- a CDS encoding type II secretion system protein gives MTQARARGFTLIELLVTLAILGVLACMTVPVAQVMRQREREQDLRAALHEIRDAIDAYHTASKDGRIQKEAGATDYPANLELLVQGVPDQQDPKAHKMYFLRRIPRDPMNDNDPQLADSATWGKRAYASEADDPQEGDDVYDVYSLSNGIGLNGIPYRKW, from the coding sequence ATGACGCAGGCGCGCGCGCGCGGTTTCACGCTGATCGAACTGCTCGTCACGCTGGCGATTCTCGGCGTGCTCGCGTGCATGACCGTGCCCGTCGCACAGGTGATGCGTCAGCGCGAACGCGAACAGGACCTGCGCGCGGCGCTGCATGAAATACGCGACGCGATCGACGCGTATCACACGGCGAGCAAGGATGGGCGCATCCAGAAAGAGGCGGGCGCCACCGACTATCCGGCCAATCTCGAACTGCTGGTGCAGGGCGTGCCCGACCAGCAGGACCCGAAGGCGCACAAGATGTACTTCCTGCGGCGCATTCCGCGCGATCCGATGAACGACAACGACCCGCAGCTTGCCGATTCGGCGACCTGGGGCAAGCGGGCCTATGCGAGCGAAGCCGACGATCCGCAGGAGGGCGACGACGTCTACGACGTCTATTCGCTGTCGAACGGCATTGGCCTGAACGGCATTCCTTACCGGAAATGGTGA
- a CDS encoding secretin N-terminal domain-containing protein — protein MQWLAPLVLAVALPVLLAGCAAQKAYRAGEDLVAQGKVDEGLAKMQEAMTQEPHDAQYRATWLAVRASTLTHDNEQGDRLAASGARDAARKSYQHALTLDPENERALAGLAALDQAARLDALVAQAEAMAAKQNVAGARRLVEQVLTEAPEQPRALALQRRLTLDSGATRIEAALAAAYRRPIHIDFKDASLKQVFDVISRSANMNFLFDKDVRTDQHTSIFLRNSTIEAAVRYVLATNQLAQQVLDENTVLIYPNTPAKLKDYQELAVRTFFLSNAEAKTVANTLKTILKAHDIVVDEKLNLVIVRDTPDVIHMAEKLVALEDVAEPEVMLEVEVLEVQRNSTQSLGIQWPDSLTVTPLPVGSVISNTGSGNNTGNGFGNPFNSGSFGIPSSGGSNPPALSLNDLFHQTSKTLGVSQIQATAQANLVDSNAKLLTNPRIRVRNHEKAKILIGERVPNITSTATSTGFVSQSVNYIDVGLTLNVEPSIYLDNSVGIKVALEVSSLLNVVSGGNSGTTAYEIGTRTASTVLQLKNGETDVLAGLIDSEERTSGNKIPGFGQLPVLGRLFGATTDDDKNTEIVLAITPHLIRNIQRPDAAAAYFSAGTETNSQGLMQSNGISSASFSPGSSSSSTSATPGKAPSSGFGNNSAQGTNGLGSNYGGAGSGTVGGGAGGFAGGEGDPVVAGGAPGTGTAQMTVQGPQQVKVGDSVTVTVTMQADQPLLIVPANVTYDSSKLQFTGVTEGDFLKQGGAQTNFSSRVGQNGQLSLSDSASGGTGATASATYAVLSFRAIAPSSQTSIQVQPGTLLGLTGIPVTALPPTPYDLTVNPK, from the coding sequence TTGCAGTGGCTGGCGCCGCTCGTGCTCGCCGTTGCCTTGCCGGTGCTGCTGGCCGGTTGCGCGGCGCAGAAGGCCTATCGCGCGGGCGAAGATCTCGTCGCGCAGGGCAAGGTCGACGAAGGGCTCGCGAAAATGCAGGAAGCGATGACGCAGGAGCCGCACGACGCGCAATATCGCGCGACCTGGCTCGCCGTGCGCGCGAGCACGCTGACGCACGACAACGAGCAGGGCGACCGTCTCGCCGCCAGCGGCGCACGCGATGCGGCGCGCAAGTCTTATCAGCATGCGTTGACGCTCGACCCGGAAAACGAACGGGCACTGGCCGGACTGGCCGCGCTCGATCAGGCCGCGCGACTCGATGCGCTCGTCGCGCAAGCCGAAGCGATGGCGGCGAAGCAGAACGTGGCCGGCGCACGCCGCCTCGTCGAGCAGGTGTTGACCGAAGCGCCCGAGCAGCCGCGCGCGCTCGCATTGCAGCGCCGGCTCACGCTCGATTCGGGCGCGACGCGCATCGAGGCGGCGCTCGCCGCGGCCTACCGCCGGCCGATCCATATCGATTTCAAGGACGCATCGCTCAAGCAGGTATTCGATGTGATCTCGCGCAGCGCCAACATGAACTTTCTGTTCGACAAGGACGTGCGCACCGACCAGCACACGTCGATCTTCCTCAGAAACAGCACGATCGAAGCCGCGGTTCGCTATGTGCTCGCGACGAACCAGCTCGCGCAACAGGTGCTCGACGAAAACACCGTGCTGATCTACCCGAATACGCCGGCCAAGCTCAAGGACTACCAGGAGCTCGCGGTGCGCACGTTCTTCCTGTCGAACGCCGAAGCGAAGACAGTCGCGAATACGCTGAAGACGATCCTCAAGGCGCACGACATCGTCGTCGACGAGAAGCTCAATCTCGTGATCGTGCGCGACACGCCCGATGTGATCCATATGGCCGAAAAGCTCGTCGCACTCGAAGATGTCGCGGAGCCGGAAGTCATGCTCGAAGTCGAAGTGCTCGAGGTGCAGCGCAACAGCACGCAAAGTCTCGGCATACAGTGGCCCGATTCGCTCACGGTGACGCCGCTGCCGGTCGGCAGCGTGATCTCGAATACGGGCTCGGGCAACAACACGGGCAACGGATTCGGCAACCCGTTCAACAGCGGATCGTTCGGCATCCCGTCCTCGGGCGGCAGCAACCCGCCGGCGCTGTCGCTGAACGACCTGTTTCACCAGACGTCGAAGACGCTCGGCGTATCGCAGATCCAGGCGACCGCGCAGGCGAACCTCGTCGATTCGAATGCGAAGCTGCTGACCAATCCGCGCATTCGCGTGCGCAATCACGAGAAGGCAAAGATCCTGATCGGCGAGCGCGTGCCGAACATCACGTCGACGGCGACCTCGACCGGCTTCGTCTCGCAGTCGGTCAACTATATCGACGTCGGCCTCACGCTGAACGTCGAGCCGTCGATCTATCTCGACAACTCGGTCGGCATCAAGGTCGCGCTCGAAGTGAGCAGCCTGCTCAATGTCGTATCGGGCGGCAACTCGGGCACGACCGCCTATGAAATCGGCACGCGCACCGCGAGCACGGTGCTGCAGCTGAAGAACGGCGAAACCGACGTGCTGGCGGGCCTGATCGACAGCGAAGAGCGCACGTCGGGCAACAAGATTCCGGGCTTCGGCCAGCTGCCGGTGCTGGGCCGCCTGTTCGGCGCGACGACCGACGACGACAAGAACACCGAAATCGTGCTTGCGATCACGCCGCATCTGATCCGCAATATCCAGCGCCCCGACGCCGCTGCGGCGTATTTTTCGGCGGGCACCGAGACCAATTCGCAGGGTCTGATGCAATCGAACGGCATCAGCAGCGCGTCGTTCTCGCCGGGCAGCAGTTCGTCGTCGACGTCGGCCACGCCGGGCAAAGCGCCATCGTCGGGGTTCGGCAACAACAGCGCGCAGGGCACGAACGGGCTCGGCTCGAACTACGGCGGCGCGGGTAGCGGCACGGTGGGCGGCGGCGCGGGCGGTTTTGCCGGCGGCGAGGGCGATCCGGTCGTCGCCGGCGGTGCGCCGGGTACGGGCACGGCCCAGATGACGGTGCAGGGGCCGCAGCAGGTGAAGGTCGGCGACTCGGTCACGGTCACGGTGACGATGCAGGCGGACCAGCCGCTGCTGATCGTGCCCGCGAACGTGACCTACGACAGCTCGAAGCTGCAATTCACGGGCGTGACCGAAGGCGATTTCCTGAAGCAGGGCGGCGCGCAGACGAATTTCTCGAGCCGCGTCGGGCAGAACGGCCAGCTGAGCCTGTCCGATTCCGCATCGGGCGGAACGGGCGCCACGGCGTCCGCGACGTATGCGGTGCTGTCGTTCCGCGCGATCGCACCGTCTTCGCAGACCTCGATCCAGGTGCAGCCGGGCACGCTGCTCGGATTGACCGGCATTCCGGTGACGGCGCTGCCGCCGACGCCGTACGACCTGACGGTGAATCCGAAATGA
- a CDS encoding PilN domain-containing protein, which translates to MKRLHIDLAPLSARRQLYRSHPVMRVLALAALIACVIAGVRAHKLLGRLDVLERQQERIASHHAQAARARASVASRPVDAKQGAAVNAAVARLNLPWDDILDAVEAATPPKVALLSITPDASRALLRIEAEGAGSDAMIGYLQALEQQPLFGRVDLVRHEMSKDHMDGVIRFQIEARWRRSAS; encoded by the coding sequence ATGAAGCGCCTGCATATCGATCTCGCGCCGCTCAGCGCTCGCCGTCAGCTGTACCGCAGCCATCCGGTGATGCGCGTGCTTGCACTCGCCGCGCTGATCGCATGCGTGATCGCCGGCGTGCGCGCGCACAAACTGCTGGGCCGCCTCGACGTGCTCGAGCGCCAGCAGGAGCGCATTGCCTCGCATCACGCGCAAGCGGCGCGCGCACGCGCGAGCGTCGCGAGCCGTCCGGTCGACGCGAAGCAGGGCGCCGCCGTCAACGCAGCGGTCGCGCGCCTGAACTTGCCTTGGGACGACATTCTCGACGCAGTCGAAGCGGCGACGCCGCCGAAGGTCGCATTGCTGTCGATCACGCCCGACGCGAGCCGTGCGCTGTTGCGCATCGAAGCCGAGGGCGCCGGCAGCGACGCGATGATCGGTTATCTACAGGCGCTCGAGCAGCAGCCGCTGTTCGGACGCGTCGATCTCGTGCGTCACGAGATGTCGAAAGACCATATGGACGGCGTGATCCGCTTCCAGATCGAAGCGCGATGGCGCAGGAGCGCGTCATGA
- a CDS encoding UbiX family flavin prenyltransferase, whose protein sequence is MTNRRKRIVVGISGASGVIYGIRLLDMLRELDIESHLVMTRSAQMTLAYETQWRSADVQALAHQHYPNADIGAAISSGSFPVDGMIVAPCSMKTLAEIATGNTGSLLSRAADVMLKERRRVVLMVRETPLHLGHLRNMTSVTEIGAIVYPPVPAFYARPDGLESMIDHTLGRVLDLFDIDAGTVKRWTGQFEVDVARLATV, encoded by the coding sequence GTGACAAACCGACGCAAACGTATCGTGGTGGGAATCAGTGGCGCTTCGGGCGTGATTTACGGCATCCGGCTGCTCGACATGCTGCGCGAGCTCGATATCGAGTCGCATCTCGTGATGACGCGCTCGGCGCAGATGACGCTCGCCTACGAAACGCAGTGGCGTTCGGCCGACGTTCAGGCGCTGGCCCACCAACACTATCCGAACGCCGACATCGGCGCGGCGATCTCGAGCGGCTCGTTTCCCGTCGACGGGATGATCGTCGCGCCGTGTTCGATGAAAACGCTTGCCGAAATCGCGACCGGCAACACGGGTTCGCTGCTGTCGCGTGCCGCCGATGTGATGCTGAAGGAACGCCGCCGTGTGGTGCTGATGGTGCGCGAAACACCGCTGCATCTCGGGCACCTGCGCAATATGACGAGCGTCACCGAGATCGGCGCGATCGTCTATCCGCCCGTGCCGGCATTCTATGCGCGGCCCGATGGCCTCGAATCGATGATCGACCATACGCTCGGGCGCGTGCTCGATCTGTTCGATATCGACGCAGGCACCGTCAAGCGCTGGACGGGCCAGTTCGAAGTGGATGTGGCGCGGCTTGCGACGGTTTGA
- a CDS encoding type II secretion system protein — MQGARHAKTAAGFTLIELLIVLAIIALMLTLALPEYFHSIDSSKEKVLVQNLHVTRVAIDQFYGDQGRYPDSLQELVDKHYLRSLPFDPVADSATTWQIVAPDEQFPGNVYDIKSGAEGTDAEGKAYGAM, encoded by the coding sequence ATGCAAGGCGCGAGACATGCGAAGACCGCGGCGGGCTTTACGCTGATCGAACTGCTGATCGTGCTCGCGATTATCGCGTTGATGCTGACGCTCGCATTGCCCGAGTATTTCCATTCGATCGATTCGTCGAAGGAGAAAGTGCTCGTGCAGAATCTGCACGTCACGCGCGTGGCGATCGATCAGTTCTACGGCGACCAGGGGCGTTATCCGGATTCGCTGCAGGAACTCGTCGACAAGCACTATCTGCGCTCGCTGCCGTTCGATCCGGTGGCCGACAGCGCGACGACCTGGCAGATCGTCGCGCCTGACGAGCAGTTTCCCGGCAATGTCTACGACATCAAAAGCGGTGCGGAGGGCACCGATGCCGAGGGCAAGGCCTACGGGGCGATGTGA